One part of the Solidesulfovibrio sp. genome encodes these proteins:
- the dctA gene encoding C4-dicarboxylate transporter DctA, translating to MAGKRIYNSLYFWVIFGIVAGIVLGLVPATKSFAESMQPFGTAFIRMVKMIIAPIIFCTVVTGIAKMGDMGKVGRVGLKCMLYFWTMTLFALAIGLVIVNLYQPGAGMDDYAAKMQANQAEVAKVEAYAGKARKMSTVDFLMNIVPTSVVDAFAKGEILQVLFFSILFGIALANLGDKAKRFVAILDEFSRGLFKVVYYIMYFAPFGAFGAIAYVVASQGADALLKLLYLMLGVYSTCLIFIFGVLYVVCRLAGFSLWRYLCYIKEEILLVLGTSSSEAALPRMMAKLEAAGADKSVVGLCLPMGYSFNLDGTCIYLTMAAVFLAQATNTPLDISHQLYLLAILLLTSKGAAAVSGGGFITLAATLQTVGTIPVASLTLLLGVDRFMSEARAITNMIGNGIATIIVAKWENALNEGQLRGALSGRLSDDFSSDPEEILDGSQAVTTNDYHKA from the coding sequence ATGGCAGGCAAAAGAATCTACAACTCGCTCTATTTCTGGGTCATCTTCGGCATCGTCGCCGGCATTGTCCTGGGCCTGGTCCCGGCCACCAAGAGTTTCGCCGAATCCATGCAGCCCTTTGGCACGGCCTTTATCCGCATGGTCAAGATGATCATCGCGCCGATCATCTTCTGCACCGTGGTCACGGGCATCGCCAAGATGGGCGACATGGGCAAGGTCGGCCGCGTGGGTCTCAAATGCATGCTCTACTTCTGGACCATGACCCTTTTCGCCCTGGCCATCGGCCTGGTCATCGTCAACCTCTACCAGCCCGGCGCGGGCATGGACGACTACGCCGCCAAGATGCAGGCCAACCAGGCCGAGGTGGCCAAGGTCGAAGCCTATGCCGGCAAGGCCAGGAAGATGTCCACCGTGGACTTCCTCATGAACATCGTGCCGACCTCGGTGGTGGACGCCTTTGCCAAGGGCGAAATCCTGCAGGTCCTGTTCTTCTCCATCCTCTTCGGCATCGCCCTGGCCAACCTCGGCGACAAGGCCAAACGCTTCGTCGCGATCCTCGACGAGTTTTCCCGGGGACTCTTCAAAGTCGTTTATTATATCATGTACTTCGCCCCATTCGGCGCCTTCGGGGCCATCGCCTACGTGGTGGCCTCCCAGGGGGCCGACGCACTGCTTAAGCTGCTCTACCTCATGCTCGGCGTCTACTCGACCTGCCTCATCTTCATTTTCGGCGTGCTTTACGTGGTCTGCCGGCTGGCCGGCTTCTCGCTGTGGCGCTACCTGTGCTACATCAAGGAGGAGATCCTGCTCGTGCTCGGCACCTCCTCCTCCGAGGCCGCCCTGCCGCGCATGATGGCCAAGCTCGAGGCCGCCGGCGCCGACAAGTCGGTGGTCGGCCTGTGCCTGCCCATGGGCTACTCCTTCAACCTCGACGGCACCTGCATCTACCTGACCATGGCCGCCGTGTTCCTGGCCCAGGCCACCAACACGCCCCTGGACATCTCCCACCAGCTCTACCTGCTGGCCATCCTGCTTTTGACCTCCAAGGGCGCGGCCGCGGTGTCCGGCGGCGGCTTCATCACCCTGGCCGCCACCCTGCAGACCGTGGGCACGATTCCGGTCGCCTCGCTGACGCTGCTGCTTGGCGTCGACCGGTTCATGTCCGAAGCCCGGGCCATCACCAACATGATCGGCAACGGCATCGCCACCATCATCGTGGCCAAATGGGAGAACGCGCTCAACGAGGGCCAACTCCGCGGCGCGTTGTCCGGCAGGCTTTCTGACGACTTTAGCAGTGATCCCGAAGAAATACTTGATGGAAGTCAGGCCGTGACCACGAACGACTACCATAAGGCCTGA
- a CDS encoding glycyl-radical enzyme activating protein, whose protein sequence is MMPGRDVPATGRVFDIQRYCVHDGPGVRSTVFLKGCPLSCAWCSNPESQDPKPQILYFRNLCHKCGVCLKACPHGALAVENEALVRHPDRCRTCGACVDACLYEARVLSGKTMTVEAVCQVVREDWRLYAQSGGGITVGGGEALAQPEFLAALLDVLHDGLGYHTCLDTSGFARWATLEAVLPHLDLILLDIKHVDGKAHRRMTGVDNAVILDNAARLGSRGFPVIIRVPLIPEFNDDAASLHGLGALLRELRFPEVEIMPYHAYGLSKYQALGRDYPLGAPPPPDAALAAEVLQAYGLNVSVHQR, encoded by the coding sequence ATGATGCCCGGGCGGGACGTTCCGGCAACGGGCCGGGTCTTCGACATCCAGCGCTATTGCGTGCACGACGGCCCCGGGGTGCGCTCCACGGTCTTCCTCAAGGGCTGCCCCTTGTCCTGCGCCTGGTGCAGCAATCCGGAGTCCCAGGACCCCAAGCCGCAGATCCTGTATTTCCGGAATCTGTGCCACAAATGCGGCGTCTGCCTCAAGGCCTGCCCCCACGGGGCTCTGGCTGTCGAGAACGAGGCCCTGGTCCGCCACCCCGACCGCTGCCGGACCTGCGGCGCCTGCGTGGACGCCTGCCTGTACGAGGCCCGCGTCCTCAGCGGAAAGACCATGACCGTGGAAGCGGTCTGCCAGGTGGTGCGGGAGGACTGGCGCCTCTACGCCCAAAGCGGCGGCGGGATCACCGTGGGCGGGGGCGAGGCCCTGGCCCAGCCGGAGTTCCTTGCGGCCCTGCTGGACGTGCTGCACGACGGCCTGGGCTACCATACCTGCCTGGACACCAGCGGCTTCGCCCGCTGGGCCACCCTGGAGGCGGTCCTGCCCCACCTGGACCTGATCCTTCTGGACATCAAGCATGTGGACGGCAAGGCCCACCGGCGGATGACCGGCGTGGACAACGCCGTGATCCTGGACAACGCCGCCAGGCTCGGCAGCCGGGGCTTCCCGGTGATCATCCGGGTGCCGCTGATCCCGGAGTTCAACGACGACGCGGCCAGCCTGCACGGACTGGGAGCCTTGCTGCGCGAGTTGCGCTTTCCCGAGGTGGAGATCATGCCCTACCACGCCTACGGCCTCTCCAAATACCAGGCCCTCGGCCGCGACTACCCCCTGGGGGCGCCGCCGCCGCCCGACGCGGCCCTGGCCGCCGAAGTGCTGCAAGCCTACGGCCTCAACGTGTCCGTCCACCAACGCTAA
- a CDS encoding DUF169 domain-containing protein, translated as MPRSYREMEDILMRELHLYHHPIAVTFLSTEDEMNLFKEITPHVIPARPLTYCQWEIAARMQGQTVVGEKKQLGCHNARISFGWAGIDEDDIEAVAQEYASREVAELIVGSKPRLPLDSLQGVAVGPLGNAVMDPHVIHFYCDNFQSHRLAVEYMAATKTHPLRPMICESSSACGGGVFCWREQSFNVTPSCTGSYNSGKTERGEVNVFIPASRLEETVEFLEQRLRRMPENTFPGADICKNCSLIVFRKGFQKMDEGAAVPQNGGDS; from the coding sequence ATGCCCCGCAGTTATCGGGAAATGGAAGATATCTTGATGCGAGAGCTTCACCTCTACCATCATCCGATTGCCGTTACGTTTCTGTCCACGGAAGACGAAATGAATCTTTTCAAGGAGATCACTCCCCATGTGATTCCCGCCCGGCCGTTGACGTATTGTCAGTGGGAAATCGCCGCGAGAATGCAGGGCCAGACGGTTGTCGGGGAAAAGAAGCAACTCGGCTGCCACAATGCCAGAATCAGTTTTGGCTGGGCCGGCATTGACGAGGATGACATCGAGGCGGTGGCGCAAGAGTATGCGAGCAGGGAGGTGGCGGAACTCATTGTGGGCTCAAAACCGCGCCTGCCGCTTGACTCGCTGCAAGGTGTCGCCGTCGGCCCCCTTGGAAACGCTGTGATGGATCCGCATGTCATCCATTTTTATTGTGATAATTTTCAATCACACCGTCTTGCCGTAGAATACATGGCTGCGACAAAAACGCATCCGCTACGACCCATGATATGTGAAAGCTCTTCCGCATGCGGAGGCGGCGTGTTCTGTTGGCGGGAACAAAGTTTTAACGTAACCCCGAGTTGTACGGGCAGTTACAATTCGGGCAAAACAGAACGGGGCGAGGTGAATGTCTTCATCCCGGCCTCGCGGTTGGAAGAGACGGTGGAGTTTCTGGAACAGCGATTGAGGAGGATGCCTGAAAACACATTTCCTGGTGCGGATATATGCAAGAACTGTTCGTTGATAGTGTTCAGGAAGGGCTTTCAAAAAATGGATGAGGGAGCGGCTGTCCCTCAAAATGGTGGTGACAGCTGA
- a CDS encoding alpha/beta hydrolase, which yields MAYDIATTQSPRGLPMRFRIGRLCTGLLVLAAVGYAAVCARLYLTQDSQVFPAPSPDPAGAEAVAKASADVVELRLATADDTVLSGLLMTRTRDGSPAPLLLYFGGNQDLCQDFFVNAPRELSHVSLACLDYRGYGASQGKPTEALVKADALLAFDFLSKQTKAPSVILMGRSLGTAVATYVAAERPSKGLILVTPADSIAAVGQARYPYIPVSLLLRNPFDATIDASHVQCPTLVFIAASDTTVPPHHGERLASFLPGQKRVLVLEGNHSTILHNPGYWPAIRAFLAGLEK from the coding sequence ATGGCGTACGACATCGCGACCACGCAAAGCCCCCGGGGACTGCCTATGCGATTTCGAATTGGCCGGCTGTGCACTGGGCTGCTGGTGCTGGCCGCTGTTGGTTATGCCGCCGTCTGCGCGCGACTCTACCTGACCCAGGACAGCCAGGTCTTTCCGGCCCCTTCCCCTGATCCAGCCGGAGCCGAGGCGGTCGCCAAGGCCTCTGCGGACGTGGTCGAACTGCGCCTCGCCACCGCGGACGACACGGTCCTCTCCGGCCTCCTCATGACCAGGACACGGGACGGCTCCCCGGCTCCCCTTCTCCTTTATTTCGGTGGCAACCAAGACCTTTGCCAAGATTTCTTCGTGAACGCCCCCAGGGAACTGTCGCACGTTTCCCTGGCCTGCCTTGATTACCGTGGCTACGGGGCGAGCCAGGGCAAGCCTACGGAGGCGTTGGTGAAAGCCGATGCCCTGCTTGCCTTTGACTTCCTGAGCAAACAGACAAAAGCTCCGTCCGTGATCCTGATGGGGAGAAGCCTGGGCACGGCCGTGGCCACATACGTGGCCGCAGAACGGCCGTCGAAGGGACTGATCCTCGTCACTCCGGCAGACAGCATCGCCGCAGTGGGCCAAGCGAGATATCCGTACATTCCGGTGAGTCTGCTTCTGCGGAATCCCTTTGACGCAACGATTGACGCATCCCATGTGCAATGCCCGACGCTGGTCTTCATCGCTGCTTCGGACACGACGGTACCGCCGCATCACGGCGAACGCTTGGCTTCGTTTTTGCCTGGGCAAAAACGGGTCCTCGTGCTCGAAGGCAACCACAGCACCATTCTGCACAATCCCGGGTATTGGCCGGCGATACGCGCGTTCCTGGCGGGTTTGGAGAAATAG
- a CDS encoding ErpA-related iron-sulfur cluster insertion protein (Members of this family, many of which are selenoproteins, show homology to the iron-sulfur cluster insertion ErpA that was described in Escherichia coli.) — translation MQISMASEVADKLKFLLNQEGADAVVRVRETKIGSACKSKIVLRLSIDEREDDDVEGQAQSLPFVINKELVEQYGENFSVVLDEHQSFDVKPLE, via the coding sequence ATGCAGATCTCCATGGCCAGCGAAGTTGCGGACAAGCTCAAATTCCTGCTCAACCAGGAAGGCGCGGACGCCGTCGTCCGCGTGCGGGAAACGAAGATCGGCTCCGCCTGCAAAAGCAAGATTGTGCTTAGGCTCAGTATCGACGAACGCGAGGATGATGACGTGGAAGGCCAGGCGCAATCCCTGCCGTTCGTCATCAACAAGGAGTTGGTGGAGCAGTACGGAGAGAATTTTTCCGTCGTTCTGGACGAGCACCAGAGCTTTGACGTGAAGCCCCTGGAGTAG
- a CDS encoding DUF1566 domain-containing protein — translation MKKHLLFLLVLGACLCCEAMAWTVTGTGLTDCQNAEGKPVNCPHSGQACYGQDANFRRPAQTFNLGNLSLAVDTHTGLTWQRNDDAILRNWAEAVSSCAALVLEDYDDWRLPSMKELQTIYYLKNNEHYSCVNNKCINQEAFPNTRRDAPYWSNTTSHAENANAWYLSFNGLATGAMNKDGEAYTRCVRGAVLPNGPFVAEGAVVNDQATGLMWEKHVSDADMNWPGALAYCYGQTTGGYTDWRLPDMRELGSVVDFSTDTPALDAAFTTGNPSLWLWSSSPSGIDNYTDARAFGLSQEFGYTDTLGGAAMHVLCVRGGQVTPITPAVPFPLLLLGNQ, via the coding sequence ATGAAAAAACACCTTTTGTTTCTGCTGGTTTTAGGGGCGTGCCTTTGTTGCGAAGCCATGGCCTGGACCGTCACCGGAACCGGCCTCACCGATTGCCAGAATGCGGAGGGGAAGCCTGTCAATTGCCCGCATTCCGGCCAGGCCTGCTACGGGCAGGACGCGAACTTCCGCAGGCCGGCGCAAACGTTCAACCTGGGCAACCTCAGCCTGGCCGTGGATACGCATACCGGCCTGACCTGGCAGCGCAACGACGATGCCATTCTGCGCAATTGGGCCGAGGCCGTGAGCTCTTGCGCGGCATTGGTTCTTGAGGATTATGACGATTGGCGTTTGCCCAGCATGAAAGAGCTTCAGACAATATATTACTTGAAAAACAATGAGCATTATTCGTGTGTCAATAATAAATGCATCAACCAGGAAGCCTTCCCCAATACGCGCAGGGACGCGCCATACTGGTCCAATACCACGTCACATGCCGAGAATGCGAACGCCTGGTACCTCTCCTTCAACGGACTCGCTACCGGAGCCATGAACAAGGACGGTGAAGCCTACACCCGCTGCGTTCGTGGCGCAGTCCTGCCCAACGGCCCCTTTGTCGCTGAAGGTGCGGTTGTCAACGATCAAGCCACGGGATTGATGTGGGAAAAACATGTCAGCGACGCGGATATGAACTGGCCCGGCGCCCTGGCCTATTGTTATGGCCAAACGACCGGAGGCTATACGGATTGGCGCTTGCCGGACATGCGCGAACTCGGCAGCGTCGTCGATTTTTCCACGGATACGCCAGCCCTCGACGCGGCATTTACCACGGGCAATCCATCCCTATGGCTCTGGTCGAGCAGTCCGTCAGGGATAGACAACTACACGGATGCACGAGCCTTTGGTCTCAGTCAGGAGTTTGGGTATACGGATACGCTCGGCGGGGCGGCCATGCACGTGCTTTGTGTCCGTGGCGGCCAGGTCACGCCGATAACGCCCGCTGTTCCGTTCCCTCTCTTGCTGCTTGGCAATCAGTGA
- a CDS encoding MFS transporter — protein sequence MHRALALVGLCLAVFLAMVGMGMAGLALPQKYIALSGSMRCAGWLSSFFAIASMACQYPAGRLADRFGYRPVLTCGFLLMAAAAGVFGLADTTTAIYAGRFLQGAGEAPVWASAPALLGSLYPDNRGRAMGFYNASFHLGLMLGPIAGAWQARRFGGNPFDAFAWLCIGAAALVLLTVRTTPSPRPGRATPNDASAMARSLWPVACCLPLFGAVYGLITSSIPVHFTTEEGFSQSRLGMFFFWLYSGIAAAQCITGRLSDRYGRRPFMAGGMLGIAAGLIGLFTGPQSLFLAVTILLGLGLGTFAVSSMALVNESVARGSQATASGYYYLVWGSGYFAGPLLANGVGLEAGAITLATCLFCAAVLCCRQPMRQGVFRRP from the coding sequence ATGCACCGCGCTCTTGCATTGGTGGGACTTTGCCTCGCCGTCTTTCTTGCCATGGTTGGCATGGGTATGGCCGGGCTGGCCCTGCCGCAAAAGTACATCGCTTTGTCCGGCAGCATGCGTTGCGCCGGCTGGCTGTCGTCGTTTTTTGCCATCGCCTCCATGGCCTGCCAATATCCGGCGGGACGCTTGGCGGACAGGTTCGGTTATCGCCCGGTCCTGACCTGCGGGTTTCTTCTGATGGCTGCTGCCGCCGGGGTCTTCGGCCTGGCCGACACGACAACGGCGATCTACGCCGGTCGGTTTCTTCAGGGAGCCGGAGAAGCGCCCGTGTGGGCATCGGCACCGGCGCTGCTTGGAAGTTTGTATCCCGACAACCGTGGACGGGCGATGGGGTTTTACAACGCGTCGTTCCACCTCGGCCTCATGCTCGGGCCGATTGCCGGTGCGTGGCAGGCAAGGCGCTTCGGAGGCAACCCCTTTGACGCTTTCGCCTGGCTTTGCATCGGAGCCGCAGCCCTGGTCCTGCTCACGGTGCGCACAACGCCGTCTCCTCGGCCTGGACGCGCGACGCCCAACGATGCGTCCGCGATGGCCCGGTCGCTTTGGCCCGTGGCGTGTTGCCTGCCGCTTTTCGGAGCCGTCTACGGCCTCATCACCAGCAGCATCCCTGTTCATTTCACCACGGAAGAAGGTTTCTCGCAAAGCCGGCTTGGAATGTTTTTCTTCTGGCTTTATTCGGGAATCGCGGCAGCGCAATGCATCACAGGCAGGCTTTCCGATCGATATGGTCGCAGGCCGTTCATGGCCGGTGGGATGTTGGGAATTGCCGCGGGATTGATTGGACTGTTTACCGGTCCACAGTCGCTTTTCCTGGCCGTTACCATCCTGCTGGGGCTCGGATTGGGAACCTTCGCAGTGTCGTCCATGGCCCTGGTCAATGAGTCCGTGGCGCGGGGCAGCCAGGCAACCGCCTCGGGGTATTATTATCTGGTGTGGGGGAGCGGGTACTTCGCGGGGCCCTTGCTGGCAAACGGCGTCGGCCTGGAGGCCGGGGCGATAACGTTGGCAACATGCCTTTTCTGTGCCGCCGTGCTGTGTTGCCGGCAACCCATGAGGCAAGGCGTGTTCCGGCGGCCGTGA
- a CDS encoding DASS family sodium-coupled anion symporter, giving the protein MKTSFKFLLPLLVGLILWFLPAPQGLSSNAWEYFAIFMAVILGLILEPLPPPVCGLLGVGLIASLMLVPPTAPTMPQAKPAVTASAPAQAAPPPPAATQAPPAAPAAPAPGTAPAKNTPTSQIKWALSGFADPTVWLVFAAFIFAQGYEKTGLGRRIALLLLRLMGRSTLGLGYAVAMSDLCLAPFLPSNTARCGGTIYPIIRNIPPLFGSTPDNDPRKIGSYLMWVALASTCVTSAAFLTSFAPNFLAVSLVQKIANIDISWTQWFLAMLPACAVLFLATPYLIYRIYPPTQKSSPEAPVWAAKELAALGPMSRGEMTMAVLAMCALLFWIFGGKLVNATTVALVVVGLMIPFKVVTWDDLLGNKPAWNILFWYGTLMAVADGLYKVGFLNWFCTNMANAFSGFATVTMILLLVTIFWYASFFFASITALTTALFPPFLMAAMLVPGLPLKMFILLMCGSLGLRGILTPYAVTPAIIIYGSGYIATSDHWRLGFIFSTLYLIVFLALGIPTMSMLFD; this is encoded by the coding sequence ATGAAGACGTCGTTCAAATTCCTCCTCCCCTTGTTGGTTGGCCTCATCCTGTGGTTCCTGCCGGCACCCCAGGGCCTCAGCAGCAACGCCTGGGAATATTTCGCCATTTTCATGGCCGTCATCCTGGGGCTCATCCTGGAGCCGCTGCCGCCGCCCGTGTGCGGCCTGCTCGGCGTGGGCCTGATCGCCTCCCTCATGCTCGTGCCGCCCACGGCGCCGACCATGCCCCAGGCCAAGCCGGCGGTCACGGCAAGCGCCCCGGCCCAGGCCGCCCCGCCCCCGCCGGCCGCGACCCAGGCCCCGCCGGCCGCGCCAGCCGCCCCGGCGCCGGGGACGGCGCCAGCCAAGAACACCCCGACCAGCCAGATCAAGTGGGCCCTGTCCGGGTTCGCCGACCCCACGGTCTGGCTGGTCTTCGCCGCCTTCATCTTCGCCCAGGGCTACGAGAAAACCGGCCTGGGCCGACGCATCGCCCTGCTCCTGCTGCGGTTGATGGGCCGAAGCACCCTGGGCCTGGGCTACGCCGTGGCCATGTCCGACCTGTGCCTGGCCCCGTTCCTGCCTTCGAACACGGCCCGCTGCGGCGGCACCATCTACCCGATCATCCGCAACATCCCGCCGCTGTTCGGCTCGACGCCGGACAACGACCCGCGCAAGATCGGTTCCTACCTCATGTGGGTGGCCCTGGCCTCGACCTGCGTCACCAGCGCCGCCTTCCTGACCTCCTTCGCCCCGAACTTTCTGGCCGTCTCCCTGGTCCAGAAGATCGCCAACATCGACATCAGCTGGACGCAGTGGTTCCTGGCCATGCTGCCGGCCTGCGCCGTCCTTTTCCTGGCCACGCCCTACCTGATCTACCGCATCTATCCGCCCACCCAGAAAAGCAGCCCCGAGGCACCCGTCTGGGCGGCCAAGGAACTGGCCGCCCTGGGGCCCATGTCCCGCGGGGAAATGACCATGGCCGTGCTGGCCATGTGCGCCCTCCTGTTCTGGATTTTCGGCGGCAAACTCGTTAACGCCACAACGGTCGCCCTGGTGGTGGTGGGGCTCATGATCCCCTTCAAGGTCGTGACCTGGGACGACCTGCTCGGCAACAAGCCGGCCTGGAACATCCTGTTCTGGTACGGAACGCTCATGGCCGTGGCCGACGGCCTCTACAAGGTGGGCTTTCTAAACTGGTTTTGCACGAACATGGCCAACGCCTTTTCCGGCTTCGCCACCGTGACCATGATCCTCCTGCTGGTCACGATCTTCTGGTACGCCAGCTTCTTCTTCGCCAGCATCACCGCCCTGACCACGGCGCTGTTTCCGCCCTTCCTGATGGCGGCCATGCTGGTGCCGGGCTTGCCGCTGAAGATGTTCATCCTGCTCATGTGCGGCAGCCTGGGCCTTCGCGGCATCCTGACGCCCTACGCCGTCACCCCGGCCATCATCATCTACGGCAGCGGCTACATCGCCACATCGGACCACTGGCGGCTGGGGTTTATCTTCTCCACCCTGTACCTGATCGTGTTCCTGGCTCTGGGCATCCCCACCATGTCCATGCTCTTCGACTGA
- a CDS encoding pyruvate formate lyase family protein: MLLDDKETQDSGYSLNWETTDARIKELKSFLLEAPQKMDPQRLEFLMQVYEECKGEPIVVIRAKLLERLLTQKNIFLDGNPIVGTMTGIRAGVYAYPEWQVNWIKDEIDMVKMSSLGEVSIPKETEDLLKSVYKQWKGRTTYDRANTLYKEIYGENAELLVKSGWLYPVNDNSTGSGACNYEKVLQKGISGILKEIEAHMQALPKKACNISKLEFYRACKIALGAIVAYAHRYADLAEATAAAESDPKAKAELLEIAAVCRRVPEFPARNFREAVQAFWFTHLAIEIEQAGCGTSPGRYGQYMDPFYKKDMDAGTLTRDQALILLKFQWVKHLEIAVYQGAAYTLALSGHTGQTISLGGYTAEGDDASTELEELLMDTQIAMKNIQPTLALFYHPKMSQAYLDKAIDVIRGGTGQPQLMNANVAIQRSLVRFASRGVTLDEARTCPVIFGCVGTGMAGKGSYVTFEGQPNLPKIVELTLNDGYDPHIKKQLFPPVGKPETFATFEDLYQAYLKHMVHGFLVQRRISDLGNMTREEVVPSIFRSCVIDGCLEKGLYEEQGGPLYAQSLCITTGGMDAANSLYAIKHLVYDTKQLPWAQLLDALKVNFEGHEDIRTMCYEAPKHGNDYPEVDAFVRRMMRDIEKIYRDSGTDFFDYEAHMDPFSLSFHNYFAPMTGALPNGRKKGVALTDASVSAMPGTDVEGVTALLKSAAQAIDTTRNNCNHLNVKFLPSALEGPAGARNLLTLVKTYFDLGGSHVQFNCVSSDTLREAQAHPENYKDLVVRVAGFSAYFTRLDQGVQNEIIKRTQYAATM, translated from the coding sequence ATGTTATTGGACGACAAGGAAACCCAGGATTCTGGCTACAGTTTGAACTGGGAAACCACGGATGCGCGTATCAAGGAACTTAAGAGCTTTCTTTTGGAAGCTCCGCAGAAGATGGATCCTCAACGTCTCGAATTTCTCATGCAGGTGTATGAGGAATGCAAGGGCGAGCCCATCGTCGTGATTCGTGCCAAACTGCTGGAACGCCTGCTGACACAAAAGAATATCTTTCTCGACGGAAACCCCATCGTTGGCACCATGACCGGCATACGTGCCGGCGTGTATGCCTATCCCGAGTGGCAGGTCAACTGGATCAAAGACGAAATCGACATGGTCAAGATGTCCTCCCTGGGCGAGGTGAGCATTCCCAAGGAGACGGAGGATTTGCTGAAGTCCGTCTACAAACAGTGGAAGGGGCGCACCACCTATGACCGTGCCAATACGCTGTACAAGGAGATCTACGGCGAAAACGCCGAGCTCCTCGTCAAATCCGGTTGGCTGTACCCCGTCAATGACAACAGCACCGGTTCCGGCGCCTGCAACTACGAGAAGGTGCTGCAAAAAGGGATTTCCGGCATTCTGAAGGAAATCGAGGCGCATATGCAGGCCCTGCCGAAGAAGGCCTGCAACATCAGCAAACTCGAATTCTATCGCGCCTGCAAGATAGCCCTTGGCGCCATCGTCGCCTACGCCCATCGCTATGCCGATCTGGCCGAGGCCACCGCCGCCGCCGAAAGCGATCCGAAAGCCAAGGCCGAGTTGCTGGAAATCGCCGCCGTCTGCCGTCGCGTGCCGGAATTCCCGGCCCGAAACTTCCGCGAAGCCGTCCAGGCCTTCTGGTTCACCCATCTGGCCATCGAAATCGAGCAGGCCGGTTGCGGCACCTCTCCCGGCCGCTACGGCCAGTACATGGACCCCTTTTACAAAAAGGACATGGACGCGGGAACCCTCACCCGGGACCAGGCTCTGATCCTGCTCAAGTTCCAGTGGGTCAAGCACTTGGAAATCGCCGTGTACCAGGGCGCGGCCTATACGCTGGCCCTGTCCGGCCACACCGGCCAAACCATCTCCCTGGGAGGCTATACCGCCGAGGGAGACGATGCCAGCACGGAACTGGAAGAGTTGCTCATGGACACCCAGATTGCCATGAAGAACATCCAGCCCACCCTGGCGCTGTTTTATCACCCCAAGATGTCCCAAGCCTATCTGGACAAGGCCATCGACGTCATCCGTGGCGGCACCGGCCAGCCCCAACTCATGAATGCCAACGTGGCCATCCAGCGTTCGCTGGTGCGGTTCGCCAGCCGGGGCGTCACCCTGGACGAAGCCCGCACCTGTCCCGTCATCTTCGGCTGCGTGGGCACCGGCATGGCCGGCAAGGGGTCGTACGTGACCTTCGAAGGCCAGCCGAACCTGCCCAAGATCGTGGAGCTGACGCTCAACGACGGCTATGACCCCCACATCAAAAAGCAGCTCTTTCCCCCGGTTGGCAAACCGGAAACCTTCGCCACTTTCGAGGACCTCTACCAGGCCTACCTCAAGCATATGGTCCACGGCTTCCTGGTGCAGCGTCGCATCAGCGACCTGGGCAACATGACCCGGGAAGAGGTGGTGCCGAGCATCTTCCGCTCCTGCGTCATCGACGGCTGCCTGGAAAAGGGGCTGTACGAGGAGCAGGGAGGCCCTCTGTACGCCCAGTCCCTGTGCATCACCACCGGCGGCATGGACGCGGCCAACTCGCTCTACGCCATCAAGCACCTCGTCTATGACACGAAGCAGCTGCCCTGGGCGCAGTTGCTGGACGCCCTGAAGGTCAATTTCGAAGGCCACGAGGACATCCGCACGATGTGCTACGAAGCGCCCAAGCACGGCAACGACTATCCGGAAGTGGACGCCTTCGTGCGCCGCATGATGCGCGACATCGAGAAGATCTACCGCGACTCGGGCACGGATTTCTTCGACTACGAAGCGCATATGGATCCCTTCTCCCTGTCGTTCCACAACTACTTCGCGCCCATGACCGGCGCCTTGCCCAACGGCCGCAAAAAGGGCGTGGCCCTGACCGACGCGAGCGTGTCCGCCATGCCCGGCACCGACGTGGAAGGCGTCACGGCCCTGCTCAAGTCGGCGGCCCAGGCCATCGACACCACCCGCAACAACTGCAACCACCTCAACGTGAAGTTCCTGCCGTCCGCCCTGGAAGGACCGGCCGGGGCGCGAAACCTGCTCACCCTGGTCAAGACCTACTTCGACCTGGGCGGCTCCCACGTGCAGTTCAACTGCGTCAGCTCCGACACGTTGCGCGAAGCCCAGGCGCATCCGGAGAACTACAAGGACCTCGTCGTGCGCGTGGCCGGGTTCAGTGCGTACTTCACCCGCCTGGACCAGGGTGTGCAAAACGAAATCATCAAGCGCACTCAGTACGCGGCCACCATGTAA